The DNA window GAGACGGCCACGTAGAGCTAATGGAAGTAAACCGTTCAGCTCTATCGTCAGCATTCGCGCGTACACTAAGCCTCCTATACCGCTCTCTGCGAAATCCGCACAGCCCCGATGATTCCGGAGGAGGCGCGTGGACTGCGCGTGTCATGAAGGTACTGCCGATGGGTTTCTACATATCAACATGCGTAAAGGGGTTAAAATACTGCTTGAAGAGCGTGTTACAAAGTGTGGAGAAGGGTACATGGCAGTTGGAGAGAAGGCCGCAACTGGTGTATGAAGGAGTAGTGGATGATTTGGTAGCGGAGAAGTTTGCGCAAGAATTGCTTTGGATAACTGAGAGATTAAGAGCTTATGGTGCTGTTGATGAAGCTATGGTCCAATGGAGTTCGGCTACTGGTCTTAATTCTCTTTCTTTTTCTGCTAACCCTCGCGTCCAAGGTTTCATTGTCAAGATTTCAGgtatacttttttattttaatttggttaaatATTCCAACGAGATTTTTGCAGCCTAAAAGATATACGTGGCAGTCGGATTttactagttttatttaaaaactggccatatatgtataatttaactTCAAAGTTCGgttctaaattaaaattatgcataCCCGAAAAGTTTTTCAAGATAAAACtaacacaaaataaaatttgaatatttccGTGATCACTTATcggattatttttaaattgtcaCTAAATTCTTCTTAAATTTGTAGCAATATTACTCGGAGATCTATCGAGCCACAAGATCGAAGTATCGGGAAATGTGAAGTTCGGATTACTAGCGTTGTGGGTTCCATTGTTTTGCCATGCGAACAACGGACTGTCATACCCTTTCTTGACGAGCTATGAGAAGATGCAAGTAGAGAGAGCAATGGATGAAGTGATATCAACATTAGCTGCAACAGAGCAAGAGGTTATACTTACTAATTGGCTCCAAGATTTCTCTGTGTGCGCTTCAGATTGGCCTAATCTCCAACAATCTTATGATAGATGGTGCACTTATACCCGTGAGCTTGCTGCATGAGTTTAAAGTTTCTATAGGAATGAATAAACATCTTGTCTACTTTTGTTTATGTTTGCTTTTATCTCATTTGCTATTTGTATAAAGATTCATTATCTTTGGTTAAATTAGCTCTTTGATTAGTATGTTAAGGGAAAGATGTTTGccttctataattataaatttattatgattgttaagagtttttatttttaaatataaagatATTAGATTGTTtcaaatgttattttttattatagtttaaatTATTTCATTCATATTTTAGATTATTAACCTAGCTAGTATTTtgaaatgataatatgatttcTCATAAAATTAATGGGAATTGTATCAAAAGtaacaaatatttttaaccAACCATGCTAAGAGAGGAGGCAAAATAAAACAACCATAATTAGCGTTGGTTcgaaaaattcatattttaatcttttttgtttttgaataaattattcatttttgtTTGGAGGTCGGTAAATGAATTTTTATGTCAATCTTTGGTTAAATTAAGGTTTTTGGTTTTAGTCTGaactttgaatttaaatttttgatgaatCAATATTCTCGAACGATCATATTTGCATgaaaataaactgaaaatgaaaaattaaaaggtgTAAATAACGTCATGGAATCTTCATCACTTGaattttaacaaatataatttatttaagaagaagaagaaacaaacaaaaacacCACGTATAATTGATATACTAATTTGTTTGAAGAacgttatttatattttttcaaataattaaagACCGATGAGTTATAAGTTAAATCGTATAAGTGTTGGTCAGGAAAATGTTAGGTTGTGAATTTAAATTCTCCAATAAGCTCTCCCCCTttccaaaaacaaaataaagattATAATTGCTCACTACAcgaattatgaaaaaaattctaataaatttgaaagccctcaaaatattctaaatttattGCCTATGAGATTTCACAATTTAGATGGGAAAGAGTGCATGCAAAAAAATGTTGTCGTTGAATAAAAGTTATCTCTAATTGTAATGATTCATAACtttagctaaatttataataatagttGCTCTTTAGTCGTTTTTgcttataaaacaaatctaattcaTGATGATTCGGTCTAAGACTAAAATAATAGAAAGAGCATTTAAGATCCAAAATAGATATATATTTAACTAGACCTAATTCATTCACGTGGATAAGTTCTTGTTCTAAACGTACTTGCTTAGGTATTGTACGTTGAAACTCATAAAGCTTTTTCATCCATTTTTTCACATGCATATGAGTGAAGTGACATTTTtgttattaaagaaaaaatcagGCCAATGGTTAAAAAAATCTTGGTGAAAATTTTACTAATAAAATGCTTGTGAAAAAAAATCTTGAGATTTCTCATTAATCAAtgagaaataaaaattactacTATCTTTAAAGTTAAGGATCTGAAGAACTATTCCTTCAGTGATCTAATAGGTTCTCTCATGAAttataaaattgtcaaattaaaaagaaaaaagatttcaattgaaaaaaaaaagagaaatcaAATATAGCTCCCACAATTAGCTCAAATAATGATGGATCAATTAGCTCATAAGAAGAATTAGCCTTGGTAATAAGGAAGTTCAAAAATATGTACATAAAAGGTGATCATAGGTACTGAAAGAACAACGAGAAATTCACGAAAGAAAACCATGGCATCGTACCTTTCTTCCAAATATAAATAAGGAACATAAGAATCCGCTTTTCGACTCATCAAATTCCTCATGTGGCGTTGTATGAGAAATTTTCTCCATCCCATAGCATTAATATAGCTCATAACTTGATCTTTTTGCGGCTTTTATCTAACTCGACAAAGTCTGAAAAGAATGTTGGTAAAATCGATCGTTCCAAAAATGTTTATCTTCATGCCGCTTGAGTAGTAGCGTCATGAGTAGGGATATATTGATTAATTGCAACCTCTTGTATATTGCCTCCCCTTCTTGAACTAGTATCTTTTGATCTACCTCTTTTTGAAATATCCATGACATGAATGTTAATGAATGAGGTGTATGTATGAAAAGCaaatgaagtagaaaaaattggaagaaaaattgaaaaattttgCTTTAGAACTGTATAAAAATGTTATATGAAGTTGTAAACATAAAACATATGCTTAAGGGGTATTTATAGGGTTTAAAAGCTCTTAAAATGTTCATAAAACAACAAGTTTTTTGAAAATACATAAACTGTCAACGGTCAAAAAACGCACGGCTAGATTCTTGAAATAAATGCATGGTTCACGCCTGCCATGGGGCACTTTGCGACCGCGAACTTTGAAAAGCTATCAAAAAAACAAGGAATGGTCATTTGTTCGCTCACAGCTCAAAAGCCGGCCTTACCTTCTATTCTATTAGTAAAGTGATTTTCTTGCTTGTTTAGCAAAGTCACACTTTTCATTTTGATAGAACTAGCGCTTTTTAGGACAAGGCACAGTTCATTCTTCATATGAAACTAATGAATGTTCATTCGAGGGTTTCCGCCTTGTTATCAAAAAGGTATTTGAGTAAAGCAAACTCCCTCCTTGGACGAGCACGACGCTTAGTCAAGTAGAATTTGGTTGCGCTGCTTAATGCTccaattgagaaaaaaaattagtgggGCCATGCTGATACGGGTGAATATATGTTAGAAAGGTCAATCCCATCCCTACGACATCAAAAAAAACCCTGACCAAACTTCTACCCGCCCGCTTCCACAGATAAATATCGTGGCAACGTAGACCTAAGTGGTATCATATAGGATCTTCGGAAACCATAACAAGTACGGCCGACCTATTTATTTTTGAACTAAAATGTTGTGTCGTCCAGTGAAGCTTTGAAGAAGGTGACTCACGCGAACAACAGActcctttttcatttgaaatgaaTAGTTAAACCAAGCATGTTGTCTAGTTAATCTCAGAGATCTTATCAGCCGGaaaacttgagacgcaacacGGTTTCGATCTTACCAACACTAGAGGTGTACTAATCAATGAACTCCCAAAACCAACTTTTTTGGACAAACTCAACTAAGCTTAACTCGTCACGACATGTTATTGATTTTTATTGAGTTTTAGAACTTTCACTGACTGAATTTATCCAGAAAGCCAGACCCTCGTAATCTTCGTAACCAAAGTGTCACGACAACATCAAAAAGTTATTTAGATCTAGCCTGAATCATCCCATCTATCCTTTTGAGGATCAATTTTGTTTCAAACCCCAGTTCAAACAAGAGAAGTACGCTATGGTAATGTGCCACATCTCAATGTTAGGCGTTGATGAGCATATTTAACTATCCATGTGGTTGAGAGCCCGTACAGCTCAAGCACAACACAATTATCAGAGGCACGCTCTACCACTGAGCTAATAACCCGTTGTACTGGCCTCCCGCCGGGGGTTCACAATGCCAAATGCGAGAGAAATCGCATCCCTCTATTTCCTTTTTTGCCCCCATGTCGCCACTTAGAAGGGACATGTGGATGTAAAAAAGGGGTTCATGTCAACTTCTTCCGACTTAAGACAATAAGGTCATGAGCGTGGTCTTTCTTCACCGTTGAGAAAGAAGACTTTCGTAGATAAGTTTAACTCATACTTGGCTCCCTTATTTTAGGTTGTGAAGTAGTGTCAAACCAAAATACCCCACAAACATTACCTCTCCTTGATAAGGAAGTGATCCAGCCGTACCTTCTAGTACGActaccttgttacgacttcacTCCAGTCACTAGCCCTACCCTCGGCATCCCGCTCATTATGGTTAAGTTAACGACTTCGGGCATGGACAACTGTCATAGTTGGAAGGGTGGTGTGTACAAGGCCTGAGAACAAATTCACCATCTCGATTATAATACTATAGATTATAAGTGCATAACTCTAACCTAGTTAGCAAAGAGGATTTTGAACTAAGCAATAGATTCTATAAGCAAAAACAggtatttttagcaatttcaataATCGGGGTCATTGATATTCTTCGTATAGTAGATGTTATTACACATACAATCATTCTCAATTTGATAGAATTATTCACCCCACGTTAGCCCATGACATTGATCTCTAACTAGAAAAGTAAAAGCTTGGGAAGCTTCTGGTCTAGTAGGTCCATAATACTCAGTAGGATAGGTGGTATTAAACTAGACAAACTAAAAAGCAATGAAACCAAAAACAGCTAAAGCACCTATAAGACAAGTAAGCCTCTCTAGACGATACAAGTGCAAGGCGAGCCCATGCGAAGAGTTTGGCTAAGATATGCTAGATTCTAtctagtataaaaataaaattaaccatATATGTCCTCCAATTATATGTTTTAAATCCTCCATACTAACAATCCATCATTCCCCTCCAAATGGGGATTTTAGGAAATAACAGTTAGGATGAGGGttatgtttgtaatttttttaacgtCTTATTGGCGCCCGCAAACTGTCTCAGAAGCTTACTGCTCAAAAGTAGGACTTATTCGGGAGGGGATATGATAGTTGATATGCCCACGAACTATGactaaaaatcatttaaagaaATTTTCATCCATTTTATGCATATCAAgccttaatttcaatttaaatggAATATAGTCAATTAAAATAACCAATATTTATGCATAATTCATCAAATTGAATTAGCACATATAAAGTCCAATCATTAAATCACACTAAAAGgcaaaaataatcaattaagCTCAAGGATTCTAGTCACAGCTCATAACATGTAGAAATCAATTCAATGAGCTCCCATCAATCAATATCAATCTCTCTTATGATAAAGTTCATATGTTCTTTATTAAGAAATTTGGTAAAAATATCAACAAGTTGGTTAGTTGTGTCGATGAATTCAACTACTACGTCACTATTTTACATGTGGTCACGAATAAAATGATGGTGAATATATGTGTGTAAACTTCTAGACTGTTCAATAGGATTCTTAGGAAGATTGATTGCACTAGTATTGTCACATTTAATGGGAATGTTAGCTAATGTAAGACCATAGTCATTTCGTTGTATTTTAATCCAAAGGACCTGAGCAAAACAAAAACGAATCACTACATACTTGGCCTCTGCGGTTGATAAAACCATGAATGCTTGCTTTTTACTACTCCATTAGATCAAACTTTGTCCCAAAAATTGGCATGTACCTGAAGTGCTCTTTTGATCCAAAGACAATCGGCATAGTCGGTGTCGGAGTAAGCAAGTAATCTAAGGTTAAAATTTCTAGAGTACCATATACCTAGGTGCGAAGTGCACTCAAATATTTAAGGATACGCTTAAGAACATATGTAAATGTGATTCCTCCGGACAATGCTTGAAAATGGGCACATACAAAATACTAAACATGATATATGGTCTACTTGCGCTAAGGTAAAAAAAAGTGATTTCGTCATTACcttgatatattattatatcAATGTATTTACCCGATTCATCCTTGTCTAATTTTGCTGTGGTATTCACTTGTGTTATGCTACAATTGGAGCTATCCATTTCAAACTTCTTGAGCATATATTTTTTCTACTTGGATGGATGGATGAAAATTTCATCCTTTTCTTGCTTGATTTAAAGCCCAAGGAAGAATTTGAGTTCCTCCATAAGACTTATCTCAAATTCCTTTGTCATACATTTAGAGAAATCCCAACAAAGGGATTCATTAGTAGCaccaaaaataatatcaaacatttgGACAAGTAgaattgttagtgatatgcactaggtcaatcatgtttgaccatgtatttACTTTatgttttgttatttattagttggcatttttattatcattatatgTTATGATTAAATGCTGGAATGGTTCATTTTTgttaaggtcatcaagtatgtgacttgatagtaaaaCCTTTaggattaataaaaaattttattcaaacTATCCATAGTCTTAATAGTACATTAatactagtatgatgttgactgatgattatgttttactaatcatgtatatgagtattaagtcaaatcattgGTTCCATTTATGAAATGAAGCACCGGATGACCCAtcatgagaatactacatagatcattgTCATAAGTATCTTTCATTATAGTAATATTAAAGCAATCCTTTGATCTTGAAATCCCCATGGATTTTTACATAgctatttcacattttaatacagtcttacattatcttaaTAGGATAATAGAATAGATTGTCGTTgaatatgaaagtaactatatgagaaatgtgagtgactgagaaggaatttgtccctcaattATTTGAGTAacatatctatgggccccttgaaaatATAGACTGAATAAAATGCATGGCTatactaaatgaattgataaagagttatcatttttagTCTACTTGAAATCAATAAACTAATGATtgattattataaggatgacagtattgtaccttatattcaatctggatatcacgagacaaagggattaagatattatatatatatatatatatatatatatatatatatatatatatatatatatatatatatatatatatatatatatatatataaggttaaatcggataatcgatattcatatGGCTTGAGTAGTCATAATgccttgctagaggccactttgACTTGTGGACCGAAATAGAGACTTGTAACCCACTGCCAACGCTATATGAACCTATAGGGTTGCATACTAAGAagaggcccaaaacagttattgCTGTACAAGCCTAATAGAATAAAGTGATTAAtagattattttatatataattcgtaatatgtaataacaaatatatatacattagtttaaatttgaaatttaaggataaatattTTCCTTaagatattattttttgaagataatgataattatatatatatatatatatatacgtaaTTATCAGAAAGGAGTTTTGGATAAACATAAACATAGAAGAGTTATTAAAAACACAGTGTTTGTATATGATTGCAAAACATGTTTTTGAGTAAACCCTACATGtgttatttttctataaatagactCTTAAGCCTAGGGTTTTACATAtgtgttttttgaaataaaCACAAGACATAATCACTAAATTTGGAATTGCTTTGTGAAGTAAAAGTGTTAGCAAACAAGCAGTCGTTTTGGCAAAGGTATATTCGTGTGGATACTCTTAGAGAACGCATTTTtctggaggcgtttctgatccgaggcaaccacctccttccttcctacatagATGTTTGAATTCAACATTCGAGTAAGTTTTAATTATGCAATTAGCGTATCTCTTCAAATTATTGGATCTTGTTTCaggtttttgataaatttttgaaattccgctgcgttatgtaCCTAGAAAAAATCCAACAAGAATATCATGCTTATAAGGTTAAGTAATACAGTATTTGTCATGACCCAAACACATGAGTCGCAACCGGCTttaggaaatgggagtggttgctctgtAACGCATAGCAAGTCCAATGATCTATCGGTTTCACACACATATGCATAACATGTTATATCAAATCTAatcctattttaaaaattctctTATTTTCTCTCATTATTCACTAATCATGCTACAGATGAAAAATAGTCTAATTTCATACCCTTCATGACACACTACGCGTGGATGATACTAACTTCATATATTCTTGTTCTTTAATTTAACTAGCATGCTTCTTTGCCAAATCATACTTTACTTAACATGGCAAATCATTTCATATGAACACTAACATAATACCGATATCATAAAACATGATAAATGTACATACAAGAAAAATGATAATCATCATCCAAAATATACAAAACAGTCTAACAACCGTATGTTAACATCACTATTAACACTACTATTGCAGATCTACTAGAAGTGAACGGACTGTACATACTTCAAGATTCCAAAATACCGTCTGAGGAACAACAAAATTGGAAGTCAAACTCAAGACGAAAACCCGTTCTTGAAAAcgattaaactttaaaacgtcaGTTAAAACTGGTGAGTTTGTACATTACTAataaagattaataaaataacaaaaaaatgtataaccaaatataaaaaccaaacaaaaccctaatcctcaatcAACTTTCAATTCTAATAATAATAGCAATCATGATCCTTATTTGACCGGAAATATAACCACTGTTGTCACATGATCGAGTATCTTAACCTCTATCGTCATTGGCTGGGTACACACTTACACCGTCATCAATTGTCAAGACCGCGAGTATATCAACTATTATCATCACATGACCGTGTATTTCAACACTGTTGTCATTGATTGTGACACTCCGTACTTTTTCGGTTTATTCCTATGAACATTCTGATATTGTTGTGACTTTTTTTATGTGTGTTTTAATTCCTCGGAATCATGTTTTGTCTTGTGAGACCTTTGGTAAGTCGTTTAGGCTTTGTTTCATGTGTTTCGGACCTAGAGGGATTAACTTTGGGCCTCGGAAGCCATTCGGTTTGAGTCGGGAGTGAGGCCGGCTCTGGGGGACGGCGTGCAAGGTGGCACGTCGCTCCAAAGGGTGGCACGATGCGCCGCCGTGTACCCAAAGtggggtctataaatagaccccccCCCCCATAACTCTCTTGTTCAGTCCCCATTTAGACCCTAAACCCTAGAGACAACTATTCTCTCTAAAAACATTATTttcctttgttctaacaagTTCGGGTGTAATTCCATTCGATTGTAACATGATTTTACATCCTAATTGCGAGATCTACGCTAATTCAATGTTCTTGTTCTTCACGAGTGCTTTGGTGAATAGTTTAAATTTCAGTCCAGACCTTTATACTAGGGTTCAATCTCTAGTTTACCTTATTGTTCATCATTATTAGGTAATGGTTTCTCACCGTTACGATTTATAGTTTCATTGTTAATCCTTTTGTgtagaattgcatgttttagaATTTTGATGGATTGATTCATTTCTATTGATATCCCATGCTTATACTACTGATTTTGTATgaatataattatgttatagACAATGTGTATTCTTATGTTACATGAATCGATTATGGTTGG is part of the Mercurialis annua linkage group LG3, ddMerAnnu1.2, whole genome shotgun sequence genome and encodes:
- the LOC126674519 gene encoding uncharacterized protein LOC126674519; translated protein: MAAELSLDHAYKIRPKQSSLVNNLFTSTLNTAAKTLVSVSSNVRMEHPDKWRTGDHLRFMKMLMTWMSVWVLRFLMDHFPSVMAFSPHHLLLGRFSPFLRSNNNMNLRLPATSATSSGSSFDLLLQQDDFNGPSVQALGRALTHVLALLNEIPASSRKYQFAMAMADKIMDGNFRDGHVELMEVNRSALSSAFARTLSLLYRSLRNPHSPDDSGGGAWTARVMKVLPMGFYISTCVKGLKYCLKSVLQSVEKGTWQLERRPQLVYEGVVDDLVAEKFAQELLWITERLRAYGAVDEAMVQWSSATGLNSLSFSANPRVQGFIVKISAILLGDLSSHKIEVSGNVKFGLLALWVPLFCHANNGLSYPFLTSYEKMQVERAMDEVISTLAATEQEVILTNWLQDFSVCASDWPNLQQSYDRWCTYTRELAA